One segment of Salvia splendens isolate huo1 chromosome 20, SspV2, whole genome shotgun sequence DNA contains the following:
- the LOC121780914 gene encoding casein kinase 1-like protein 2 isoform X4: MEQRVGNRFRLGRKIGNGSFGEIYLGTNIQTNEDVAIKLENARTRHPQLLYESKLYRLLQGGNGIPNTKWFGVEGEYNVLVMDLLGASLEDMFTFCSRKLSLKTVLMLADQMLNRLEFVHSKSFLHRDLKPDNFLMGMGRRANQVYVIDFGLAKKYRDSNHQHIPYRENKNLTGTARFASINTHLGIEQGRRDDLESLGYVLMYFLRGSLPWQGLQAGNKKQKYDRISEKKVQTPIESLCRGYPTEFASYFHYCRSLRFEDKPDYGYLKRIFRDLFIREGFQFDYVFDWTILKYQQSQLANPPSRSLGAGTSSMLPNANNDRDSGLDEGRPPVRGRNALNSSKMKDPGASDTAAPKEISTSNDQKAGTSKQPAISSNRDPKIPRNGDDPVNGDHGAAQKSRPTTSPHND, from the exons ATGGAGCAGCGTGTGGGGAATAGGTTTCGGTTGGGGCGAAAAATTGGGAATGGCTCATTCGGAGAGATTTACTTAG GCACTAATATCCAGACGAATGAGGATGTTGCTATCAAGCTT GAAAATGCGAGGACACGACATCCCCAACTGCTTTATGAGTCAAAGTTGTACAGATTACTCCAAGGAGGAA ACGGAATCCCAAACACTAAATGGTTTGGGGTTGAAGGAGAGTATAATGTTCTCGTGATGGACTTATTGGGGGCGAGCCTTGAGGACATGTTCACCTTTTGTAGTAGGAAGTTGTCGTTGAAGACTGTTCTCATGCTTGCAGATCAGATG CTTAATCGCCTCGAGTTTGTTCACTCTAAGTCATTTCTGCATCGAGATCTTAAGCCTGACAACTTTCTCATGGGCATGGGAAGGCGTGCGAATCAG GTTTATGTCATTGACTTTGGGCTCGCCAAGAAATATAGAGATTCTAATCATCAGCATATCCCATATAG AGAAAATAAGAATTTGACAGGAACAGCCAGATTCGCAAGCATAAATACACATCTTGGCATCG AACAAGGCCGGAGGGATGACCTAGAATCACTCGGATATGTTCTTATGTACTTCTTACGAGGAAG cCTTCCCTGGCAGGGACTGCAAGCCggaaacaagaaacaaaagTACGACAGAATTAGCGAGAAAAAGGTTCAAACACCAATAGAG TCTTTATGCCGTGGATATCCAACAGAATTTGCTTCTTACTTCCATTATTGCCGTTCACTTAGATTTGAGGACAAACCAGATTATGGTTATTTGAAAAGAATTTTCCGTGACCTTTTTATTCGTGAAG GTTTTCAATTTGATTACGTATTTGATTGGACTATTTTGAAGTATCAGCAGTCACAGCTCGCTAATCCTCCATCTCGTTCTCTA GGTGCTGGAACGAGTTCAATGCTGCCAAATGCTAATAACGACAGAGACTCAG GTTTGGATGAAGGTAGGCCACCTGTGCGTGGAAGAAACGCTTTAAATTCGTCTAAAATGAAAGATCCAGGTGCAAGTGATACTGCTGCACCAAAGGAG ATATCCACTTCAAACGACCAGAAAGCCGGAACATCCAAGCAGCCTGCAATTTCTAGTAATCGGGATCCAAAGATCCCCAGGAATGGTGATGATCCTGTCAATGGAGATCACGGTGCTGCACAAAAAAGTCGCCCCACAACGTCACCCCATAATGACTAG
- the LOC121780914 gene encoding casein kinase I-like isoform X2: protein MEQRVGNRFRLGRKIGNGSFGEIYLGMLFDLIVYIRHLFGLIGCLLLFAGTNIQTNEDVAIKLENARTRHPQLLYESKLYRLLQGGNGIPNTKWFGVEGEYNVLVMDLLGASLEDMFTFCSRKLSLKTVLMLADQMLNRLEFVHSKSFLHRDLKPDNFLMGMGRRANQVYVIDFGLAKKYRDSNHQHIPYRENKNLTGTARFASINTHLGIEQGRRDDLESLGYVLMYFLRGSLPWQGLQAGNKKQKYDRISEKKVQTPIESLCRGYPTEFASYFHYCRSLRFEDKPDYGYLKRIFRDLFIREGFQFDYVFDWTILKYQQSQLANPPSRSLGAGTSSMLPNANNDRDSGLDEGRPPVRGRNALNSSKMKDPGASDTAAPKEISTSNDQKAGTSKQPAISSNRDPKIPRNGDDPVNGDHGAAQKSRPTTSPHND from the exons ATGGAGCAGCGTGTGGGGAATAGGTTTCGGTTGGGGCGAAAAATTGGGAATGGCTCATTCGGAGAGATTTACTTAGGCATGTTGTTTGATTTGATTGTTTATATTCGACACCTTTTTGGATTAATTGGTTGTCTTTTGTTGTTTGCAGGCACTAATATCCAGACGAATGAGGATGTTGCTATCAAGCTT GAAAATGCGAGGACACGACATCCCCAACTGCTTTATGAGTCAAAGTTGTACAGATTACTCCAAGGAGGAA ACGGAATCCCAAACACTAAATGGTTTGGGGTTGAAGGAGAGTATAATGTTCTCGTGATGGACTTATTGGGGGCGAGCCTTGAGGACATGTTCACCTTTTGTAGTAGGAAGTTGTCGTTGAAGACTGTTCTCATGCTTGCAGATCAGATG CTTAATCGCCTCGAGTTTGTTCACTCTAAGTCATTTCTGCATCGAGATCTTAAGCCTGACAACTTTCTCATGGGCATGGGAAGGCGTGCGAATCAG GTTTATGTCATTGACTTTGGGCTCGCCAAGAAATATAGAGATTCTAATCATCAGCATATCCCATATAG AGAAAATAAGAATTTGACAGGAACAGCCAGATTCGCAAGCATAAATACACATCTTGGCATCG AACAAGGCCGGAGGGATGACCTAGAATCACTCGGATATGTTCTTATGTACTTCTTACGAGGAAG cCTTCCCTGGCAGGGACTGCAAGCCggaaacaagaaacaaaagTACGACAGAATTAGCGAGAAAAAGGTTCAAACACCAATAGAG TCTTTATGCCGTGGATATCCAACAGAATTTGCTTCTTACTTCCATTATTGCCGTTCACTTAGATTTGAGGACAAACCAGATTATGGTTATTTGAAAAGAATTTTCCGTGACCTTTTTATTCGTGAAG GTTTTCAATTTGATTACGTATTTGATTGGACTATTTTGAAGTATCAGCAGTCACAGCTCGCTAATCCTCCATCTCGTTCTCTA GGTGCTGGAACGAGTTCAATGCTGCCAAATGCTAATAACGACAGAGACTCAG GTTTGGATGAAGGTAGGCCACCTGTGCGTGGAAGAAACGCTTTAAATTCGTCTAAAATGAAAGATCCAGGTGCAAGTGATACTGCTGCACCAAAGGAG ATATCCACTTCAAACGACCAGAAAGCCGGAACATCCAAGCAGCCTGCAATTTCTAGTAATCGGGATCCAAAGATCCCCAGGAATGGTGATGATCCTGTCAATGGAGATCACGGTGCTGCACAAAAAAGTCGCCCCACAACGTCACCCCATAATGACTAG
- the LOC121780914 gene encoding casein kinase 1-like protein 2 isoform X3, with product MEQRVGNRFRLGRKIGNGSFGEIYLGTNIQTNEDVAIKLENARTRHPQLLYESKLYRLLQGGNGIPNTKWFGVEGEYNVLVMDLLGASLEDMFTFCSRKLSLKTVLMLADQMLNRLEFVHSKSFLHRDLKPDNFLMGMGRRANQVYVIDFGLAKKYRDSNHQHIPYRENKNLTGTARFASINTHLGIEQGRRDDLESLGYVLMYFLRGRKKKCSLPWQGLQAGNKKQKYDRISEKKVQTPIESLCRGYPTEFASYFHYCRSLRFEDKPDYGYLKRIFRDLFIREGFQFDYVFDWTILKYQQSQLANPPSRSLGAGTSSMLPNANNDRDSGLDEGRPPVRGRNALNSSKMKDPGASDTAAPKEISTSNDQKAGTSKQPAISSNRDPKIPRNGDDPVNGDHGAAQKSRPTTSPHND from the exons ATGGAGCAGCGTGTGGGGAATAGGTTTCGGTTGGGGCGAAAAATTGGGAATGGCTCATTCGGAGAGATTTACTTAG GCACTAATATCCAGACGAATGAGGATGTTGCTATCAAGCTT GAAAATGCGAGGACACGACATCCCCAACTGCTTTATGAGTCAAAGTTGTACAGATTACTCCAAGGAGGAA ACGGAATCCCAAACACTAAATGGTTTGGGGTTGAAGGAGAGTATAATGTTCTCGTGATGGACTTATTGGGGGCGAGCCTTGAGGACATGTTCACCTTTTGTAGTAGGAAGTTGTCGTTGAAGACTGTTCTCATGCTTGCAGATCAGATG CTTAATCGCCTCGAGTTTGTTCACTCTAAGTCATTTCTGCATCGAGATCTTAAGCCTGACAACTTTCTCATGGGCATGGGAAGGCGTGCGAATCAG GTTTATGTCATTGACTTTGGGCTCGCCAAGAAATATAGAGATTCTAATCATCAGCATATCCCATATAG AGAAAATAAGAATTTGACAGGAACAGCCAGATTCGCAAGCATAAATACACATCTTGGCATCG AACAAGGCCGGAGGGATGACCTAGAATCACTCGGATATGTTCTTATGTACTTCTTACGAGGAAG aaaaaaaaaatgtagcCTTCCCTGGCAGGGACTGCAAGCCggaaacaagaaacaaaagTACGACAGAATTAGCGAGAAAAAGGTTCAAACACCAATAGAG TCTTTATGCCGTGGATATCCAACAGAATTTGCTTCTTACTTCCATTATTGCCGTTCACTTAGATTTGAGGACAAACCAGATTATGGTTATTTGAAAAGAATTTTCCGTGACCTTTTTATTCGTGAAG GTTTTCAATTTGATTACGTATTTGATTGGACTATTTTGAAGTATCAGCAGTCACAGCTCGCTAATCCTCCATCTCGTTCTCTA GGTGCTGGAACGAGTTCAATGCTGCCAAATGCTAATAACGACAGAGACTCAG GTTTGGATGAAGGTAGGCCACCTGTGCGTGGAAGAAACGCTTTAAATTCGTCTAAAATGAAAGATCCAGGTGCAAGTGATACTGCTGCACCAAAGGAG ATATCCACTTCAAACGACCAGAAAGCCGGAACATCCAAGCAGCCTGCAATTTCTAGTAATCGGGATCCAAAGATCCCCAGGAATGGTGATGATCCTGTCAATGGAGATCACGGTGCTGCACAAAAAAGTCGCCCCACAACGTCACCCCATAATGACTAG
- the LOC121780914 gene encoding casein kinase I-like isoform X1 → MEQRVGNRFRLGRKIGNGSFGEIYLGMLFDLIVYIRHLFGLIGCLLLFAGTNIQTNEDVAIKLENARTRHPQLLYESKLYRLLQGGNGIPNTKWFGVEGEYNVLVMDLLGASLEDMFTFCSRKLSLKTVLMLADQMLNRLEFVHSKSFLHRDLKPDNFLMGMGRRANQVYVIDFGLAKKYRDSNHQHIPYRENKNLTGTARFASINTHLGIEQGRRDDLESLGYVLMYFLRGRKKKCSLPWQGLQAGNKKQKYDRISEKKVQTPIESLCRGYPTEFASYFHYCRSLRFEDKPDYGYLKRIFRDLFIREGFQFDYVFDWTILKYQQSQLANPPSRSLGAGTSSMLPNANNDRDSGLDEGRPPVRGRNALNSSKMKDPGASDTAAPKEISTSNDQKAGTSKQPAISSNRDPKIPRNGDDPVNGDHGAAQKSRPTTSPHND, encoded by the exons ATGGAGCAGCGTGTGGGGAATAGGTTTCGGTTGGGGCGAAAAATTGGGAATGGCTCATTCGGAGAGATTTACTTAGGCATGTTGTTTGATTTGATTGTTTATATTCGACACCTTTTTGGATTAATTGGTTGTCTTTTGTTGTTTGCAGGCACTAATATCCAGACGAATGAGGATGTTGCTATCAAGCTT GAAAATGCGAGGACACGACATCCCCAACTGCTTTATGAGTCAAAGTTGTACAGATTACTCCAAGGAGGAA ACGGAATCCCAAACACTAAATGGTTTGGGGTTGAAGGAGAGTATAATGTTCTCGTGATGGACTTATTGGGGGCGAGCCTTGAGGACATGTTCACCTTTTGTAGTAGGAAGTTGTCGTTGAAGACTGTTCTCATGCTTGCAGATCAGATG CTTAATCGCCTCGAGTTTGTTCACTCTAAGTCATTTCTGCATCGAGATCTTAAGCCTGACAACTTTCTCATGGGCATGGGAAGGCGTGCGAATCAG GTTTATGTCATTGACTTTGGGCTCGCCAAGAAATATAGAGATTCTAATCATCAGCATATCCCATATAG AGAAAATAAGAATTTGACAGGAACAGCCAGATTCGCAAGCATAAATACACATCTTGGCATCG AACAAGGCCGGAGGGATGACCTAGAATCACTCGGATATGTTCTTATGTACTTCTTACGAGGAAG aaaaaaaaaatgtagcCTTCCCTGGCAGGGACTGCAAGCCggaaacaagaaacaaaagTACGACAGAATTAGCGAGAAAAAGGTTCAAACACCAATAGAG TCTTTATGCCGTGGATATCCAACAGAATTTGCTTCTTACTTCCATTATTGCCGTTCACTTAGATTTGAGGACAAACCAGATTATGGTTATTTGAAAAGAATTTTCCGTGACCTTTTTATTCGTGAAG GTTTTCAATTTGATTACGTATTTGATTGGACTATTTTGAAGTATCAGCAGTCACAGCTCGCTAATCCTCCATCTCGTTCTCTA GGTGCTGGAACGAGTTCAATGCTGCCAAATGCTAATAACGACAGAGACTCAG GTTTGGATGAAGGTAGGCCACCTGTGCGTGGAAGAAACGCTTTAAATTCGTCTAAAATGAAAGATCCAGGTGCAAGTGATACTGCTGCACCAAAGGAG ATATCCACTTCAAACGACCAGAAAGCCGGAACATCCAAGCAGCCTGCAATTTCTAGTAATCGGGATCCAAAGATCCCCAGGAATGGTGATGATCCTGTCAATGGAGATCACGGTGCTGCACAAAAAAGTCGCCCCACAACGTCACCCCATAATGACTAG